In Microaerobacter geothermalis, the DNA window GATTGGGAACTGATGAAGTTGATGATGATTAAAGAAAATCAAGATGATTTTTTCTCATGGGCAAAGGGAGTCAAGGGGATAAACATAAAGGGGATAAACGAGAGGGCGGATATCGAGAAGGAAAAGAACGATGAGAATTTGATAGAACATCTTGTGATGGAAGTTTCCGAACCGGTTTCTTTATATACAAACGATCAAAGGGAAGTCAGAACAACATTGACCTTTCTTTTGGCTCGGAATATCACGGACAGATGGAGGATTGTATCAGTAACGAACGGATAACAGGTCCGGAGGACAGCGGCAGCGGGCATGGATTGCCATGACCCTTGTCCAGGGACAGGCAGCATTCTCTTCAAAATGAGTATTGACAGATAGCTGAATAACGGGAAAACGGGCATGCAAGCCCGTTTTTTAGCCGAATATGTCATGTAAGTTAATCTTGAAATCTTCAAATATGCCAACCTTTACGGTTTCGTCATTGGCGTATACTTGCGGTTCAGTGAATACGTTCTCGGACAGTTTATAAACCTCCAGATATTGGTTAACCGGGTCAATGATCCAGTATTCTTTGACTCCCGAAAGCCTATATCGTTTTAATTTTGTGCGTTTGTCTTTAGCCGCCGTAGAAGGTGATAGAACCTCTACAACCATGTCAGGAACACCGATACATCCCTTTTTGTGTATCTTGGATGGGTCACAGATGATGGTGATGTCCGGTTCAACATAATTGCCGTTCTCAGTTTCATCCAGGTAAACGGCAAACGGTGCTACAAATGATTGACAGGTCTTTCCTTTAAGATAAGCATAGAACTCGCCTTGCAGTCTGCTAACCACTTTTTGATGATCTGAGGATGGCGGAGGTGTCATGTCATAAACCACACCGTCAATTCGTTCCCATCGTTCAAATTCCGCTTCCGATTGTTTGATTTCCACATATAGCCCCCCTTCGTTTAAAATTTTGTAAAAAAGCTGCTCA includes these proteins:
- a CDS encoding Uma2 family endonuclease, which gives rise to MEIKQSEAEFERWERIDGVVYDMTPPPSSDHQKVVSRLQGEFYAYLKGKTCQSFVAPFAVYLDETENGNYVEPDITIICDPSKIHKKGCIGVPDMVVEVLSPSTAAKDKRTKLKRYRLSGVKEYWIIDPVNQYLEVYKLSENVFTEPQVYANDETVKVGIFEDFKINLHDIFG